In Zonotrichia albicollis isolate bZonAlb1 chromosome 11, bZonAlb1.hap1, whole genome shotgun sequence, a single genomic region encodes these proteins:
- the NR2E3 gene encoding photoreceptor-specific nuclear receptor, whose product MAASPAGSVVSAGLDESPTGLSPAPGKELSPVLLCKVCGDTSSGKHYGIYACNGCSGFFKRSVRRKLIYRCQAGTGLCPVDKAHRNQCQACRLKKCLQAGMNKDAVQNERQPRSTAQVQLDSIQLDAELPPEHVATTCEVPPSTCAAPRGPGATVTPGPRAPTPPTNHRFMASLMTAETCAKLEPEDADETVDVTGSEPERAAGEYQVAPYPAASPENIYETSARLLFMAVKWAKNLPVFSNLPFRDQVILLEEAWSELFLLCAIQWSMPLESCPLLAVPEPGPGKLLPATLDVRALQETLGRFKALAVDPTEFACMKAVVLFKPGEATPGSHHWPSPCPSPACHPLVPAETRGLKDPEQVENLQDQSQVMLGQHNRSHYPGQPVRFGKLLLLLPALRFISSERVELLFFRRTIGNTPMEKLLCDMFKN is encoded by the exons ATGGCTGCGTCCCCGGCGGGGTCGGTGGTGAGCGCCGGGCTGGATGAGAGCCCCACGG ggctgagcccgGCCCCCGGGAAGGAGCTGAGCCCGGTGCTGCTGTGCAAGGTGTGTGGGGACACCAGCAGTGGGAAGCACTACGGCATCTACGCCTGCAACGGCTGCAGCGGCTTCTTCAAGCGCAGCGTCCGCAGGAAGCTCATCTACAG GTGCCAGGCAGGGACGGGGCTGTGCCCAGTGGACAAGGCTCACCGCAACCAGTGCCAGGCCTGCCGGCTCAAGAAGTGCCTGCAGGCTGGCATGAACAAGGATG ctgtgcagaACGAGCGCCAGCcccgcagcacagcccaggtccAGCTGGACAGCATCCAGCTGGATGCTGAGCTGCCCCCTGAGCACGTGGCCACCACATGTGAGGTTCCCCCCTCAACCTGTGCGGCTCCTCGTGGTCCTGGTGCCACTGTCACCCCGGGTCCCCGAGCGCCCACACCGCCCACCAACCATCGCTTCATGGCCAGCCTGATGACGGCCGAGACCTGCGCCAAGCTGGAGCCCGAGGACG CTGATGAGACGGTGGATGTGACGGGCAGCGAGCCGGAGCGGGCGGCTGGCGAGTACCAGGTGGCGCCGTACCCGGCAGCCAGCCCCGAAAACATCTACGAGACCTCAGCACGGCTCCTCTTCATGGCCGTGAAATGGGCCAAGAACCTGCCCGTCTTCTCCAACCTGCCCTTCCGTGACCAG gtgaTCCTGCTGGAGGAAGCATGGAGTGAGCTGTTCCTGCTGTGTGCCATCCAGTGGTCCATGCCCTTGGAGAGCTGCCCGCTCCTGGCTGTCCCCGAGCCGGGCCCTGGGAAGCTGCTGCCGGCCACCCTGGACGTGCGGGCGCTGCAGGAGACCCTCGGCCGCTTCAAGGCCTTGGCTGTTGACCCCACGGAATTTGCCTGCATGAAGGCCGTGGTGCTCTTCAAACCAGGTGAGGCCACCCCCGGCAGCCACCACTGgccatccccgtgtccctccccagcctgtCACCCCCTTGTCCCCGCAGAGACCCGTGGCCTGAAGGACCCTGAGCAGGTGGAGAACCTGCAGGACCAGTCACAGGTGATGCTGGGCCAGCACAACCGTTCCCACTACCCCGGGCAGCCCGTCAG GTttgggaagctgctgctgctcctgccagcgcTGCGCTTCATCTCCTCGGAGCGCGTGGAGCTGCTCTTCTTCCGCCGCACCATCGGCAACACCCCCATGGAGAAGCTGCTGTGTGACATGTTCAAGAACTGA
- the LOC141730592 gene encoding uncharacterized protein LOC141730592 codes for MGTVPRCSRSGHIPRAVCHCQEPPRCWGRAELLPLPRRHLRSSGSSGGTEGTLEVTKMNLLAQVSSLLQALQAPDWLFLQPWHWLGSWVSSSRQAVAGAVTTAGFFLCEGLLGQHFHVVPNGVAEPQPGDLFLFPLASGGPGWWGAHAGIYCGDGEIIHLEGSSGVSPSGVVAKHGKQHLLRTRGRARVLRRKGALDVAALQRRVRAAMEQPLDYDAVSCNCIHFALALLGLGHLAGAMVSPALQ; via the exons ATGGGCACGGTGCCACGGTGCAGCCGGTCGGGGCACATTCCCAGAGCCGTGTGCCACTGCCAGGAGCCACCGCGGTGCTGGGGGCGGGCCgagctcctgcccctgccccgcaggCACCTTCGGAGCAGCGGCAGCTCGGGAGGCACCGAGGGGACCCTGGAGGTGACCAAG ATGAATCTCCTCGCCCAG GTGAGCTCcctccttcaggccctgcaagccCCGGACTGGCTGttcctccagccctggcactggctGGGCTCCTGG gtgagcagctccaggcag GCAGTGGCCGGGGCAGTGACCACGGCAGGGTTCTTCCTCTGCGAGGGACTGCTGGGACAACACTTCCACGTCGTCCCCAACGGGGTGGCTgagccccagcctggggacCTCTTCCTCTTCCCGCTGGCCTCGGGGGGCCCTGGCTGGTGGGGCGCCCACGCTGGCATCTACTGCGGGGACGGGGAGATCATCCACCTGGAAG GCAGCTCAGGGGTGTCCCCATCGGGCGTGGTGGCCAAGCACGGCAAGCAGCACCTGCTGCGGAcgcggggccgggcgcgggTGCTGCGCAGGAAGGGCGCGCTGGACGTGGCCGCGCTGCAGCGCCGGGTGCGCGCGGCTatggagcagcccctggacTACGACGCCGTCTCCTGCAACTGCATCCACTTCGCCCTCGccctcctggggctgggccaccTGGCTGGTGCCATG gtgtccccagcgcTGCAGTGA